In Deinococcus ficus, a single genomic region encodes these proteins:
- a CDS encoding VOC family protein: MNHSPLPPPVITSLTLGPVELTVSALDRSVAFYQQVLGLTLLSRDGTEATLGLPERPLVALQERPGAQQVQPRSPGLYHLALLLPTRADLSRWVQHAARLGLRLGQADHLVSEAFYLSDPDGHGIEVYRDRPSSEWRWQGGEVEMAGDPIDLDSLLTEPGADVPFTSLPDGTTLGHVHLRVADLAATEAFYAGVLGFDVVSRWPGALFVSVDGYHHHLGLNTWQSQGGALAPEGTSRLTRVTLTVKDIRALHSRLTAAGARFIREGDRLEVTDPAGNRLRIQAGGAA, from the coding sequence ATGAATCACTCCCCCCTGCCCCCGCCGGTCATCACGTCACTCACCCTCGGCCCGGTCGAACTCACCGTCTCGGCCCTGGACCGCAGCGTCGCCTTCTACCAGCAGGTGCTGGGCTTGACGCTGCTGTCCCGGGACGGCACAGAAGCCACCCTGGGCCTGCCGGAGCGGCCGCTGGTCGCGCTGCAGGAGCGCCCCGGCGCCCAGCAGGTGCAGCCCCGTTCGCCGGGCCTGTACCACCTGGCCCTGCTGTTGCCCACGCGCGCGGACCTGTCGCGCTGGGTGCAGCACGCCGCGCGGCTGGGCCTGCGGCTGGGGCAGGCGGACCACCTGGTCAGCGAGGCCTTCTACCTGAGCGACCCGGACGGGCACGGCATCGAGGTCTACCGCGACCGGCCCAGCAGCGAGTGGCGCTGGCAGGGCGGCGAAGTGGAGATGGCAGGTGATCCGATCGACCTGGACAGCCTCCTCACTGAGCCCGGCGCGGACGTTCCCTTCACCTCGCTGCCGGACGGCACGACCCTCGGGCACGTGCACCTGCGCGTGGCGGACCTTGCAGCCACGGAGGCGTTCTACGCGGGCGTGCTGGGCTTCGACGTCGTCTCCCGCTGGCCCGGGGCGCTGTTCGTCTCGGTGGACGGCTACCACCACCACCTGGGCCTGAACACCTGGCAGAGCCAGGGCGGCGCTCTGGCGCCGGAGGGCACCAGCCGGCTGACGCGCGTGACGCTGACCGTGAAGGATATCCGTGCCCTGCACTCGCGCCTCACGGCGGCCGGTGCGCGGTTCATCCGCGAGGGAGACCGCCTGGAGGTCACCGACCCGGCCGGGAACCGCCTGCGCATTCAGGCGGGCGGGGCGGCGTGA
- a CDS encoding NADPH-dependent F420 reductase, which yields MSALTLALLAAAAGTAAWALTRKRAAPLALASPTDQASLTTAPTSFQKETIMTTTITIIGAGNMGKGIAYVAARGGNSVSIVDRNADDARTLAAEVQAANPGAAVQAATLDGPLGDVVVFATWYTAAQDLARELGERLNGRVVVDISNPLTADFTALAVAGDTSAAEDLARLIPNARVVKAFNTTFAGTLVAGQVAGQPLDVLIAGNDANAKATVADLVTAGGLRGIDAGPLQRARQLEGLGFLGIQLQFTQNTNFGSAWKFLA from the coding sequence ATGTCCGCACTCACCCTCGCCCTGCTCGCCGCTGCCGCCGGCACCGCCGCCTGGGCCCTGACCCGCAAGCGCGCCGCCCCCCTCGCGCTCGCCTCCCCCACCGACCAGGCCAGCCTGACCACCGCCCCCACCTCATTCCAGAAGGAGACCATCATGACCACGACCATCACCATCATCGGCGCCGGCAACATGGGCAAAGGCATCGCGTACGTCGCCGCCCGCGGCGGGAACAGCGTCAGCATCGTCGACCGCAACGCCGACGACGCCCGCACCCTCGCGGCCGAAGTGCAGGCCGCCAACCCCGGCGCCGCGGTGCAGGCCGCCACCCTGGACGGCCCCCTCGGGGACGTCGTGGTGTTCGCCACCTGGTACACCGCCGCCCAGGACCTTGCCCGGGAACTCGGTGAGCGCCTGAACGGCCGGGTCGTCGTGGACATCAGCAACCCCCTGACCGCCGACTTCACGGCGCTGGCGGTCGCCGGCGACACCAGCGCCGCCGAGGACCTGGCCAGGCTGATTCCGAACGCCCGCGTCGTGAAGGCCTTCAACACCACCTTCGCCGGCACCCTGGTGGCCGGGCAGGTCGCCGGGCAGCCCCTGGACGTCCTGATTGCCGGGAATGACGCGAACGCCAAGGCCACCGTGGCGGACCTCGTGACGGCCGGCGGGCTGCGCGGCATCGACGCGGGGCCTCTGCAGCGCGCCCGTCAGCTCGAAGGCCTCGGGTTCCTCGGCATTCAGCTGCAGTTCACGCAGAACACGAACTTCGGCAGCGCCTGGAAGTTCCTGGCCTGA